In Phaseolus vulgaris cultivar G19833 chromosome 7, P. vulgaris v2.0, whole genome shotgun sequence, the genomic stretch AGGGTTAATTTGGTAAGGCGCGGGATGGTGGTTGAAAATCCTGTATGTTGCTTGTGTGGGAAGGTCGATGAGTCGTCGAGTCACTTGTTCGCCATTTGTGACTTTGCTTGGAGGGTATGGTGCCTTTGCTTTGAGTGGCTTGGAGTGTCGTTCGTAATCCATTCGGATCCAATgcaaaattttattcaattcaGGTTGAGTCAGGCATCTGTTTCGGTTAATGATGTTTGGGGGGCAATTTGGGTTGGAattgtgagtgaaatttggaagcATAGGAACTCGGTCGTCTTTAATGGAGGAGTGGCAGATGCGTTAGAAGTTTTTGTCTCAGCACAAGTAAAGGTGTGGTCTTGGATTGCTGCAAAGTCCCGCGAAGTTTATTTTTCCTATTCCTGTTGGGTTCTGGATCCTTTGGCCTGTATACGGCTGATTCGGTAAAGCTAGTTAGCGCTTGGTTTAGTTGGTCTTTTGACCGGCGGTTTTGGGTGTCGAGTTAAGAGTTAAATTGTATGTGTgtttgtaaaagggttggaccacccctgaagtggttctcatttattgattttttattgctgataaaaaaaaaagaaaaaaagaaaggtaCACGTGAGATTCTTATATATTGAGCAATGATGGTTTTGATTGAAAGTTATCTCCGTGCTTATTTTGGTCTGTAATTTTATCACATTGCAGGTCTtttagctttctttctttctttcttgtgCACTAACTATATTTGGGGTATATTCTGCTATAATCTCCCAAAGGCATTGATGAAATCTGAAAGAGAGGAAAAAGACGAATTAGACATGTTGTGGTCCAGTTGCTTGTACGTGGAGGGATCAAAATCAGTCAGATATGTACTAGATTTGTGGCTGCTGCATCCACCATATCCAAAGAAAGGATTTGCATTAGTAGCAAGGTTTATGATCTAGTTACAACGATTGCGATACCTGAGCATGTGTAGCTTTTGATGATGCACCCACACCTTATCCACTTTCTTAGTGAAAGACACAACCCTTATGAATTTATGCCAGACAAACTTCAAAAAGATCCAACCCTTTTCCTTTTcaaccaatttttttgtttagtaCTTGAAAATAACGATGAATACTAATGAATTTATGTCATACTACTCTTACCCTTATTCTTGTAGTTATGTGATATTCACaagtattttaagaaaaaaaaaataatcataaatagaGTATCTCCAATAGTCTAATATCGCATTCGATAGGTTTGTTTTTAAGTGTGTGCAATGAGGAGGGAGAGGAAGAGAATACTTCTTGTATTTGTTTTAGTGATTTTGGGGGTAGAGGGTGGATGGGAACATATTAACAATGATTTCACGTAGGATTAATGGATTTTATCCAAATAGTTTTGTGCAtgaattttcaaaacataattatatacatacaatatataaaattaaatattaaataaatttatttaacaatttcaaaaatatctaattataatattaataacaacatataattataaataatgaaaattataatatcaacaaaatatagagttatataaaataaa encodes the following:
- the LOC137827992 gene encoding uncharacterized protein, which encodes MFPRLYSLSTAKAAKVAEFGNWFNGVWIWHLCWRRSLFDWEKLLEEQLSQLLQGVKMDVGGVDSWIWKAEGSQSFTVNSAYSKVRRVSDGESSPTYCRLWRCKALPSAVFLAWRVLENRIATRVNLVRRGMVVENPVCCLCGKVDESSSHLFAICDFAWRVWCLCFEWLGVSFVIHSDPMQNFIQFRLSQASVSVNDVWGAIWVGIVSEIWKHRNSVVFNGGVADALEVFVSAQVKVWSWIAAKSREVYFSYSCWVLDPLACIRLIR